A stretch of the Buchananella sp. 14KM1171 genome encodes the following:
- a CDS encoding glycosyltransferase family protein, with amino-acid sequence MKDSSEIRVVLYSHDSQGLGHVRRNLAIAHHLASDLPALTGRPVSGLLISGLAPTVRFPLPPGFDWVTIPGVSKGKNGYQARSLGSKTGSLIHLRSQLIEASLLSFAPDLLIVDRHIYGVWNELRGPLEKLRAAHPHSRVVLGLREILDEPHVAAAEWDALGDPDLMRGLVDQVWVYGDPRVHDLIASGEVPASLADRIRFTGYLALGRRVTDSAQEDPEVPFVLTTAGGGSDGAAMLKAAARADVPAGLRHVVVTGPQISDADYADVAALAAPRTEVIRSLPGLGRHISFASAVISMGGYNTACEILATSTPALIIPREEPRKEQLIRARALHAVGGVDYLRSADVSSAAISQWIAKAVRRSVGRSQIDRDGLDVVPQLANDLIRAARAQAAAPAVPVPSLLNESVGV; translated from the coding sequence GTGAAGGACTCCAGCGAGATCAGGGTGGTGCTCTACAGCCACGATTCCCAGGGACTTGGCCACGTGCGTCGCAACCTGGCGATCGCCCACCACCTGGCCAGCGACCTGCCCGCGCTCACCGGCCGTCCCGTCAGCGGCCTGCTCATCTCGGGCCTGGCCCCCACGGTGCGCTTCCCGTTGCCGCCCGGTTTCGACTGGGTGACCATCCCGGGCGTCTCCAAGGGCAAGAACGGCTACCAGGCCCGCAGCCTGGGCTCCAAGACCGGCAGCCTGATCCACCTGCGCTCCCAGCTGATCGAGGCCAGCCTGCTCAGCTTCGCCCCGGACCTGCTGATCGTGGATCGCCACATCTACGGCGTGTGGAACGAGCTGCGCGGCCCGCTGGAGAAGCTGCGCGCCGCCCACCCGCACAGCCGCGTCGTGCTGGGCCTGCGCGAGATCCTGGACGAGCCGCACGTGGCCGCCGCCGAGTGGGACGCGCTGGGCGACCCGGACCTGATGCGCGGCCTGGTTGACCAGGTGTGGGTCTACGGCGACCCGCGCGTCCACGACCTGATCGCCTCCGGCGAGGTCCCCGCCAGCCTGGCCGACCGCATCCGTTTCACCGGCTACCTGGCCCTGGGTCGCCGCGTGACCGACTCCGCCCAGGAAGACCCGGAGGTTCCCTTCGTGCTCACCACCGCCGGTGGGGGCTCCGACGGTGCCGCCATGCTGAAGGCCGCCGCCCGGGCCGACGTGCCCGCCGGCCTGCGCCACGTTGTGGTCACCGGCCCCCAGATCAGCGACGCCGACTACGCCGACGTTGCCGCCCTGGCCGCCCCCCGCACCGAGGTGATCCGCTCCCTGCCGGGCCTGGGCCGCCACATCTCCTTCGCCTCCGCCGTGATCTCCATGGGCGGCTACAACACGGCCTGCGAAATCCTGGCCACCTCCACCCCGGCGCTGATCATCCCGCGCGAGGAGCCCCGCAAGGAGCAGCTCATCCGCGCCCGCGCCCTGCACGCCGTGGGCGGCGTGGACTACCTGCGCTCTGCGGACGTCAGCAGCGCCGCCATCTCGCAGTGGATCGCCAAGGCGGTGCGCCGCAGCGTGGGGCGCTCGCAGATCGATCGGGACGGCCTGGACGTCGTCCCCCAACTGGCCAATGACCTCATTCGGGCCGCCCGGGCGCAGGCAGCTGCCCCGGCCGTCCCCGTCCCGTCCCTCCTCAACGAAAGCGTAGGTGTTTAA
- a CDS encoding winged helix-turn-helix domain-containing protein → MFADETDNADGGRDGNERTIRDFSDSKRWARREGKTSRRAHCFGPGWRQRPAFLLALATRAALATRGTGRAARVDALLRRSGMSSAVVPAELSVGDLTLNEDSHEVSRAGEPLELTNTEFEVLRYLMENPNVVLSKGQILDRVWSYDFGGNSNVVELYISYLRKKVDRGRSPMIHTVRGAGYILRPAKETP, encoded by the coding sequence GTGTTTGCGGACGAAACAGACAATGCCGACGGCGGGCGAGACGGGAATGAAAGAACTATTAGAGACTTCTCAGACTCAAAGCGGTGGGCCCGCCGGGAGGGGAAAACCTCCCGGCGGGCCCACTGCTTTGGCCCAGGCTGGCGCCAGCGACCAGCCTTCCTACTGGCCCTGGCCACCCGGGCCGCCCTGGCCACCCGGGGCACCGGGCGGGCCGCCCGCGTGGACGCGCTGCTGCGCCGCAGCGGCATGTCGAGCGCGGTCGTCCCGGCCGAGCTGAGCGTCGGGGACCTCACGTTGAACGAGGACTCTCACGAGGTGAGCCGGGCGGGCGAGCCCCTGGAGCTGACCAACACCGAGTTTGAGGTGCTGCGCTACCTGATGGAGAACCCGAACGTGGTGCTCTCCAAGGGGCAGATCCTGGACCGCGTCTGGTCCTACGACTTCGGCGGGAACAGCAACGTGGTGGAGCTGTACATCTCCTACCTGCGAAAGAAGGTGGACCGCGGCCGCTCCCCGATGATTCACACCGTGCGCGGAGCCGGGTACATCCTTCGCCCCGCCAAGGAGACGCCGTGA
- a CDS encoding SLC13 family permease — translation MGGFMLALAMQRWNLHRRIALAVVMMVGTKPRQLILGFMIATGFLSMWVFNTATAVVMLPIGMSVLSLVSDPVGGIGKVKKFATALMLGIAYAASIGSVATIIGPPNALLVAYLSETHGIHIGFGQWMILGAPLAVALMGFAWWLMAFVLFKPEVKEIPGGREVIAQQWKELGRVTRGEALVGIIFVLTAFSWVFVPIWLDKTGSELKIPDALIAMICAALLFLIPADSKGRRLLDWKSANELPWDVLLLFGGGLSLSSMFGKLGLSVWIGEQTKGLGTLPIVVIVAAVATLIIFLTELTSNTATAAAFLPIMGGVATGIGITADNPMNVLLLVVPVALAATFAFMLPVATPPNAVAYGSGYIKMGDMGL, via the coding sequence ATGGGCGGATTCATGCTGGCCCTGGCCATGCAGCGATGGAACCTGCACCGGCGCATCGCCCTGGCCGTCGTGATGATGGTCGGCACCAAACCCCGCCAGCTCATCCTGGGCTTCATGATCGCCACCGGCTTCCTGTCCATGTGGGTGTTCAACACCGCCACGGCCGTGGTCATGCTGCCCATCGGCATGTCCGTGCTCAGCCTGGTCTCTGACCCGGTGGGCGGCATCGGCAAGGTCAAGAAGTTCGCCACCGCGCTCATGCTCGGCATCGCCTACGCCGCCTCCATCGGCTCCGTCGCCACCATCATCGGCCCCCCCAACGCCCTACTGGTGGCCTACCTGTCCGAGACCCACGGCATCCACATCGGGTTCGGCCAGTGGATGATCCTGGGCGCCCCGCTCGCGGTGGCGCTGATGGGATTCGCCTGGTGGCTCATGGCCTTCGTCCTGTTCAAGCCCGAGGTCAAGGAGATCCCCGGCGGCCGCGAGGTGATCGCCCAGCAGTGGAAGGAGCTGGGCCGGGTCACGCGCGGAGAGGCCCTGGTGGGCATCATCTTCGTCCTGACCGCGTTCTCCTGGGTGTTCGTGCCCATCTGGCTAGACAAGACCGGCTCCGAGCTGAAGATCCCCGACGCCCTGATCGCCATGATCTGCGCCGCCCTGCTGTTCCTAATCCCGGCGGACTCCAAGGGCCGGCGCCTGCTGGACTGGAAGTCGGCCAACGAGCTGCCGTGGGACGTGCTGCTCCTGTTCGGCGGCGGCCTGTCCCTGTCCTCCATGTTCGGCAAGCTGGGCCTGTCCGTCTGGATCGGTGAGCAGACCAAGGGACTGGGCACCCTGCCCATCGTCGTGATCGTGGCCGCCGTGGCCACGCTGATCATCTTCCTCACCGAACTGACCTCCAACACCGCCACGGCCGCGGCCTTCCTGCCGATCATGGGCGGCGTTGCCACCGGTATCGGCATCACCGCGGACAACCCGATGAACGTCCTGCTGCTGGTGGTCCCCGTGGCGCTGGCCGCCACCTTTGCGTTCATGCTGCCCGTGGCAACTCCCCCGAACGCCGTGGCCTACGGCTCCGGCTACATCAAGATGGGAGACATGGGGTTATAG
- a CDS encoding sensor histidine kinase: protein MTPARRRPLSVRFSAFVALVLTIALAASFAALVSLTRSWMLWQLDVAIREDVQRMVSNYSAGAAAPGGGVPAAPGPDAPAPEAGASAPVPSAPAPGTGPGRVVPTLSPPELLQEPAGSTDLPPVSSPEPSLGTLFLVSDSTGTSAGLIQRFHIHDLPATAVTSLEALPASPAPQHVDLPELGSFRVLVHDAGGARFVAARGLGEVNRVVSASALAGLGIFLLALAAVALVTRGWVRRELRPLGEVVKVARRVGTDVLDSNTRTSLRVDAAMLQGGSEVGDVGFALNALLDDVDTAMDARDRSEERLRQFVADVSHELRTPLASIQGYAQLMGTSGVDTHRALERITAESARMRELIEDLLLLARLDANKQVEPVPVDLIPLAIDSVSDAHAACPSKSWRIEVEPADAERCVVLGDPAALRQVLANLLANARVHTPAGTRVQLEVARVGDRVVVEVSDDGPGIDPALLPRIFDRFARGDSSRARTGAGSSGLGLAIVQAIVRAHGGQIGVESASTGTTFRLSLPAARPPSSTTPH from the coding sequence GTGACCCCGGCTAGGCGCCGTCCGCTGTCCGTTCGCTTCAGCGCTTTCGTCGCCCTGGTGTTGACGATCGCGTTGGCCGCCTCCTTTGCCGCCCTGGTGTCCTTGACCCGCTCGTGGATGCTCTGGCAGCTGGACGTGGCGATCCGCGAGGACGTTCAACGGATGGTGAGCAACTATTCGGCCGGCGCCGCCGCGCCGGGCGGCGGGGTGCCCGCCGCGCCCGGCCCCGACGCTCCCGCCCCCGAGGCGGGCGCCTCCGCGCCCGTACCGTCCGCTCCCGCCCCCGGGACGGGCCCCGGCCGGGTTGTGCCCACGCTCTCCCCGCCCGAGCTGTTGCAGGAGCCCGCCGGGAGCACGGATTTGCCCCCGGTCTCCAGCCCGGAGCCCTCCCTGGGCACGCTGTTCCTGGTGAGCGACTCCACGGGCACGAGCGCGGGGCTGATCCAGCGCTTTCACATTCACGACCTGCCTGCCACAGCGGTGACCTCCCTGGAGGCGCTACCGGCCTCCCCCGCGCCCCAGCACGTGGACTTGCCCGAGCTCGGCTCGTTCAGGGTGCTCGTGCACGACGCCGGCGGGGCGCGCTTCGTGGCGGCCCGCGGCCTGGGCGAGGTCAATCGTGTGGTGAGCGCCAGCGCTCTGGCCGGCCTCGGCATCTTTTTGCTTGCCCTCGCTGCGGTGGCGCTGGTGACGCGCGGGTGGGTGCGCCGGGAGTTGAGGCCGCTGGGCGAGGTGGTGAAGGTGGCCCGCCGCGTCGGCACCGACGTCCTGGACTCGAACACGCGCACGAGCCTGCGGGTGGATGCGGCCATGCTGCAGGGCGGCTCCGAGGTGGGCGACGTCGGTTTCGCGCTCAACGCCCTGCTCGACGACGTCGACACCGCGATGGACGCCCGCGACCGGTCGGAGGAGCGCCTGCGCCAGTTCGTCGCGGACGTCTCCCACGAGCTGCGCACTCCCCTGGCTTCAATTCAGGGCTACGCCCAGCTGATGGGGACCAGCGGCGTGGACACGCACCGGGCGCTGGAGAGGATCACCGCCGAGTCGGCGCGCATGCGCGAATTGATCGAGGACCTGTTGCTGCTGGCGCGGCTGGACGCCAACAAGCAGGTCGAGCCCGTCCCGGTGGACCTGATTCCCCTCGCCATCGATTCGGTTTCTGACGCCCACGCGGCCTGTCCCTCCAAGAGCTGGCGGATCGAGGTGGAGCCCGCGGACGCCGAGCGTTGCGTGGTCCTTGGCGATCCGGCGGCGCTGCGGCAGGTGCTCGCCAATCTGCTCGCAAACGCCAGGGTCCACACCCCTGCGGGCACCCGGGTGCAGCTGGAGGTTGCAAGGGTGGGAGACAGGGTGGTTGTCGAGGTCAGCGACGACGGCCCAGGCATCGACCCGGCCCTGCTGCCGCGCATCTTTGACCGGTTCGCTCGGGGGGATTCCTCGCGGGCCCGAACGGGGGCGGGCTCCTCGGGGCTCGGACTAGCGATCGTGCAGGCGATCGTGCGTGCCCACGGCGGCCAGATTGGCGTGGAGTCCGCCTCTACGGGGACGACGTTCCGCCTCTCGCTCCCCGCAGCGCGGCCGCCCTCTTCTACCACGCCCCACTAG